Below is a genomic region from Neorhizobium galegae.
GCGCAGCAGGGTCGACTTGCCGGCGCCGGAGCGGCCGATGATGCCAACCATCTGGCCCTGGGGAATCTCGACGTTCACGGCGCTCACCGCGATACGGTCGCCGAAACGGCGGGTGATATCCCTCAATTCGAACTTCATGCTCTCTCGCCAATTCAGCTTTTTTTCTGAGAGCTCGATAGCGATGGTTGATGAAGTCTGAATGTCGGATTTATGTCGGTTTTATTATATTCCGGAAGCGCCTGCCGCGCTTCCGTTACCTGGCATGACGCGACACGAATTCCTCTGCCGAAAGTGCCCGGAAATCATCGAGAGCAGCCCTCAGTTTCAAGTGATCCCAGTCCCACCAGGCAAGCCGGTCCATCGCTTCGCCGACCGCTTTCGTGAAACGCTCGCGGATGAGTTTTGCCGGTACGCCGCCGACGATCGTATAGGGCGCCACGTCCTTGGAGACGACCGCGCCGGCGCCGATCACTGCACCGTTGCCGACGGTGACGCCCGGCAGCACGGTGGCGCCATGCCCGATCCACACGTCATGGCCGATCGTGACGCGGTGGTCGCGCCGCCATTCGAAGAAACTCTTCTCGTCCTCGGCATCGTCCCAGTAGCTGGCGGCGCGATAGGTGAAGTGGTGCAGCGTCGCCCGCCAGGTCGGGTGGTTGGTGGCGTTGATGCGCACCGAGGCCGCCATGTTGACGAACTTGCCGATCGTCGCACACCAGATCGAGCCGTCCTGCATGATGTAGGAATAGGCGCCGATCTCGGCCTCGCTGATGCGGCAGCGCTCGGAAACTTCCGTATACGGGCCGAGCGTGGAATTGCTGACATTTGCCGTTTCGTGGATCGCGGGCTCGAGCCCTACTTTGACGCTCATGCGGCAACTGCCTTTCGCGGAGAAAATTGGGAGACGTCGAGAACGCGGTCAGCCACGGCCTCGCGTACTTCCTCGTCGTGGAAGATGCCGAGAAGCGCAACGCCCTCGCGCTTCTTGTCCGCGATCATCTCCACGACGACGCGCCGGTTGACCGCGTCGAGCGACGCGGTCGGCTCGTCGAGGAGCAGGATGCGGTGGCTGGTGATGAAACCGCGGGCGATGTTGACCCGCTGCTGCTCGCCACCCGAAAACGTCGCGGGCGGCAGGCTCCAGAGCTCCCGCGGCAGATTGAGCTTGGCCAGAAGCTCGGCCGCCTTGTCACGCGCTTCCGGCGCTGCGATACCGCGGGCGACGAGCGGTTCGGTGACCACGTCGAGCGCGGAGACGCGCGGAACGGTGCGCAGGAACTGGCTGACATAACCGAGCGTATGGCGGCGCACGTCGAGCACGGTGCGCGGATCGGCGCGGGCGATATCGACGATCCGGTCGTTGTGATCGACGAGGATC
It encodes:
- a CDS encoding DapH/DapD/GlmU-related protein, yielding MSVKVGLEPAIHETANVSNSTLGPYTEVSERCRISEAEIGAYSYIMQDGSIWCATIGKFVNMAASVRINATNHPTWRATLHHFTYRAASYWDDAEDEKSFFEWRRDHRVTIGHDVWIGHGATVLPGVTVGNGAVIGAGAVVSKDVAPYTIVGGVPAKLIRERFTKAVGEAMDRLAWWDWDHLKLRAALDDFRALSAEEFVSRHAR
- the phnL gene encoding phosphonate C-P lyase system protein PhnL — its product is MATPLVVSEVFKSFTMHLRDGIKLPVVKDVNFSVASGECVVLGGPSGIGKSSILKMLYGNYAVDAGQILVDHNDRIVDIARADPRTVLDVRRHTLGYVSQFLRTVPRVSALDVVTEPLVARGIAAPEARDKAAELLAKLNLPRELWSLPPATFSGGEQQRVNIARGFITSHRILLLDEPTASLDAVNRRVVVEMIADKKREGVALLGIFHDEEVREAVADRVLDVSQFSPRKAVAA